The window GGCAATGTGACGTTTGAGCACTGTATCGGCAATTTATCGGTTTTTTCACAGTCCAAATTTGATAAAGTGCAATTTGTATCATGCGAGCTTAAACAAACGGATTTTTACGATTGCACCTTTAAAAACATCGAGTTCCATCATTGCAATATCAATGAAGCTAACCTCGAAGAAACGAAACTTGCTGGTGTCGACTTAAGTTCATGCACATTTGAAACACTGACGGTTGGCATCCAGTCATTAAAGGGTTGCACCGTTTCTGTACAGCAGGCCACGCTACTCGCCACACTTATGGGATTGATTGTTAAATAATAAAAATAAGCCTATTGAAGATTAATCTCTTCAATAGGCTTATTATAAATTTTAATTGTAGCTTATTTCAAGTGTTCCAACTTCACAAACTTTTTGTCGCTTCTTTTAATGCTTTTCCTTCTATAGGAATCCGAACCGTAAGCATCCACGCGTTTAAGATGGTAAAACAGAGAGCGGTAAAATAAGCTTGGAACATCAGCGGAATCACTAAAATTTCAAGACATACAATGACGTAATTAGGATGAGGTATAAAGGCATATGGACCTTTTTTGACAAGCGTTGCCCCTGGTAAAATGAGTATTTTCGTATTCCAAAATGACCCTAAAGACATTAAGCACCAAATTCGCATCAGTTGTAAACCTAGGAAAACTATTAGTAACAAGTAATCCGGCGTCTGTATTGCGTTCCCGTACATCACTTCAATTATGAGACTGACAAAAAAACTACTATGCAACATAATCATGTAAGGATAATGAGAAGCCCCTACCTCGTAAGCTCCTTTTGCCCGCATCGTTTTTTCATTGCGTTTCGCTACGACAAGTTCGACTAGTCTTTGCAAGATGATGAGTATGATAATAATCGCAAATACCACATCAATCCCTCCATTCCAGTAAAACAGCTTCCCCGCTAAAACCAGGACCTAATGCAACTAATAATCCAAGTGTATTGGCTGCCGTTTCTTTTAACATAAATTGTTCAAGTACATACAGGACCGTTGGCGACGACATATTGCCGTGATACTTTAAAATATCTCGTGAAATGGCAGTGTGAACACTGTCTAATTGCAGTGCCTCCTCATATGCCTGCAACACTTTTTTCCCCCCAGGATGTGCAACAAAATGATCAATTTGCTCTGGCTGAATGTCATAATCACTTAATAATTGATGGATAAATGGACCGAGCCATGTAGCAATAATTACAGGAATGCTTTTAGCAAATACAACATGCAAGCCCCCTTTTTTTACTTGCCAGCCCATCACATCCTCAGAATTTGGCATCCACTTTGATTTCCGACCAATAATATGCGGCACCGGCTTGTCCTGCTCTAGTTCCACTTGATCCCCACATATGAGCACACAGGCTGCGCCG is drawn from Solibacillus sp. R5-41 and contains these coding sequences:
- a CDS encoding isoprenylcysteine carboxyl methyltransferase family protein, whose protein sequence is MVFAIIIILIILQRLVELVVAKRNEKTMRAKGAYEVGASHYPYMIMLHSSFFVSLIIEVMYGNAIQTPDYLLLIVFLGLQLMRIWCLMSLGSFWNTKILILPGATLVKKGPYAFIPHPNYVIVCLEILVIPLMFQAYFTALCFTILNAWMLTVRIPIEGKALKEATKSL